One Vicugna pacos chromosome 12, VicPac4, whole genome shotgun sequence genomic window carries:
- the LOC140700401 gene encoding olfactory receptor 6C2-like, which produces MRNGTVTTFILLGLTDDPELQVLIFIFLSINYTLSVTGNLTIITLTFVDSHLKTPMYFFLKNFSFLEISLTSSCIPRYLYSIATGDRVITYNACFIQVFITDLCGVTEFYLLATMSYDRYVAICKPLHYMTIMSSRVCRILIISCWMAGLCILIPPLILGLNLKFCDSNRIDHFSCDAFPLVEISCSDTWLMEHTVIICAVLTLNMTLTCVVLSYACIIKTIFRFPSVQQRKKAFSTCSSHMIVVSLTYGTCIFIYVNPTAKEEVTIKKVVSLLMFSVAPTLNPFIYTLRNNQVKKACKDLIKRIALLSS; this is translated from the coding sequence ATGAGAAACGGTACAGTAACAACATTCATTCTGCTGGGACTCACAGATGATCCTGAGCTACAGGTCctaatttttatctttctgtctATCAACTACACACTGAGTGTGACTGGAAACCTGACCATAATCACACTCACATTTGTGGATTCCCATCTTAAAACACCCAtgtactttttcttaaaaaatttctccTTCTTGGAGATCTCACTCACATCTTCTTGTATCCCCAGATACCTGTATAGCATAGCAACAGGTGACAGGGTCATTACCTATAATGCTTGTTTCATCCAAGTGTTTATCACCGACCTGTGTGGAGTAACAGAATTCTATCTGCTGGCCACCATGTCGTATGACCGTtacgtggccatctgcaaaccttTGCATTATATGACCATCATGAGCAGCCGAGTCTGCAGGATTCTCATCATCTCTTGCTGGATGGCTGGTCTCTGTATTTTAATCCCACCACTTATCCTGGGTTTAAATCTAAAATTCTGTGACTCTAATAGGATTGATCATTTTAGCTGTGATGCATTTCCCTTAGTGGAAATCTCATGCTCAGACACATGGTTGATGGAACACACCGTTATAATCTGTGCTGTGCTGACCCTGAATATGACTCTTACTTGTGTGGTTCTGTCATATGCTTGTATCATCAAGACAATTTTTAGGTTCCCTTCTGTTCAGCAAAGGAAAAAGGCTTTTTCCACCTGTTCTTCACACATGATTGTGGTTTCGCTTACCTATGGCACCTGCATTTTCATCTACGTGAATCCTACAGCAAAGGAAGAAGTGACCATTAAAAAAGTGGTTTCACTGCTCATGTTTTCTGTTGCACCTACATTGAACCCATTTATTTATACCTTGAGAAACAACCAAGTTAAGAAAGCCTGTAAGGACTTAATCAAAAGAATTGCCTTGCTCTCATCTTAA